Genomic window (Salinibacterium sp. M195):
TGTTGCGGTGAATGTTCCTGCACTTTCGGAAAAGGACGAAGATGACCTGCGTTGGGGGCTCAAGCTCGGTGCCGACCTCATCGCTCTCTCGTTCGTTCGTAATGCAGATGACATTGTTCGCGTTCACGAAATCATGGATGAAGAGGGCCGTCGTGTCCCCGTTATCGCCAAGATCGAGAAGCCGCAGGCGGTCGACCACCTCGAGGCGATTATTGATGCCTTCGATTCGATCATGGTTGCCCGCGGTGACTTGGGCGTAGAACTGCCACTCGAGGCCGTTCCGATCGTGCAGAAGCGCACTGTTGAATTGGCTCGTCGTATGGCGAAGCCTGTCATCGTGGCAACCCAGATGCTCGAGTCGATGATTTCTAGCCCCGTTCCCACACGAGCGGAAACCTCGGACGTTGCGAACGCGATTTTGGATGGTGCTGACGCCGTCATGCTGAGCGGTGAGACCAGCGTGGGGGAGTACCCCGTGATTACTGTTCAGACTATGGCCAAGATTGTTGAGTCCACCGAAGAGCACGGCCTCGACCGCATTGCCGAGCTGGGTACGACACCGAAGACTCAGGGTGGTGCAATCACTCTTGCAGCGGCTGACGTCGCCGCGTTCGTCGAGGCGAAGTACGTGTGCGTTTTCACTGAGTCTGGTGACTCGGCTCGTCGTATGTCACGATTGCGCTTCCGCATCCCCATGAAGGCGTTCACGCCGAACCCAGAAATTCAGCGACGGATGGCTCTCATCTGGGGAATCGAGTCCTTCGTGGTGGATCGGGTTACTCACACCGATGAGATGTACCGCCAGGTCGACGAAGTCTTGCTTGAGCAGAAATTGGCTGAAGTTGGCGACAAGGTCGTCGTAATCTCTGGTTCCCCTCCCGGAATCGCAGGATCAACTAACGACCTCCGGGTTCACATTATCGGTGACGCCATTAATGCCAAGGCCCCGGTCTGGGTGAAGTAACAACACTGGTGTGCGCAGTAGTGCCGGCGTCGAACCTTCGGGTTCGTGACCGGCACTACTGCGTTAACGAAGGATTGCCGCCGGCCGCAACGGTCGGGTTCCGAGAGACTAGTTGATGAGGATGTCGAGCGGAGCAGCGATGGCTTCAAGCACTGCGAGGTCGCTTCGAGCCGTCTGGAGCAGAGAGCCAGGAACGAATTCATTCACAGGTCCATGAGCGACGAGCCGAGCGATGAATCCTTGCCATGTGACGCCTCCGCCGAGGTCTCCGTCCAGCCAAAAGCTGCGGCGCCGTGCTCCCAGAATTTCGGCCGGGCCGATCGTGACGGCACGGGGTGGCACGTTTGACCAGTCGCCGGCAAAAGAGGTGAGTGCATTTTGGGCGACGGTGAGCGGGTGAAGGTCGACAAGGCGTGAGCTCGCGGCGCGGTAAGCACTGAGGTCTCCGGCGAACTCTTGTCCGAGTTGAGGCTCCCAGAAGGCAATGTGTCCGTTCCAGCCGATACCGCCAAAGCAGGCATCGGCGCCTCCGAGGTCGGCGATTCGGTTGCCGTAGTCCGCGATTGTGGCCGAAGTGGGAAAGTTGATTTGATGATCCGGCGGCAGAAGTTCGGCGTCTATTCGCGCGAAAAACTGCGAACGGAGTGCGAACTGGAACGAGCCCTCCCACGACCCCGGGGCGCTCTCGCCCAACTCGTTCGCCCATTCGTCCATGGCGAAGAAAGTGACGTCTTTCAGAGAGATTCGCTGCTCGTTGATGATTCGTGCGGCGGCGTGATACTGCGGCATGGGGCCGGCAGGAACGATAAGTACTGGTCTTCTCCCTTCGTTGAGCGCGTCAAGGATGGTGGCAACGATGTCATTGGCGAACGCCTCGTAGAGGCTTTGCCGGTTGTCGTGCACCGAGATCTGAAAGTCTGGGTTGTCGTGCTTGACGAAATTCTCGCGGTCGATAGCTCGCACACGCTTGAGCGCGACGTCGTCAGCGAATTCAAGAAATGGCGCTGGGTTGAACGAGAAGTCGGTCACGGGAGCCCTTCATGGCAGTAGTCGAGTTGTGCGGGTGCGGAGGTGTGCTGAGCACGGCGCGAACGCTTCGGCGAACCGAACGCCAGACTGCAGACCGCGGTAGGCGGCAATGGTGGAAATCTGGCCGAGCACATCCATCTCGTCGTGCTGTTCTAACCAGACCAACTGGCTTGAGTGCAACCGCATCATTTCGCGTTTGGTGTCGAGCTGTTCGGTGATATCAACGAATTCAGTTGGCTGGAATCCGAGACCGGCCATGGTGTCCATGTAGAAGAGAGCGGGAACGGCATCGAGGGGAGGACTGTCACTTTCATAAAGCGGGAGAGTGGCGAGGAAGCTTGCCGTAAACGCGAGGGCGGAGGCTTGATTGTGATCCTCCATGTAGTCGCCCGCGGAGTGCGTGATGATGACGTCGGGCCGAGCGGTTCTGATTGCTTCAGTGACCAACAGCTTCTGGTGCTCGTTGCTGGCGTCAACTTCGCCGTCACTCACTCCGAGGTTGATGTAGTCAGCGCCGATCAGGGCTGCGGCGGAACCAGCCTCGGCGCGCCTAATTCTCGCGACTTCGGCGCGCGTGCCCGAGGTTGCGCCGCGATCGCCACCGGCGATGTGGCACATTGTGACGTGGTTGCCGAGACTGCGGTACTTGGCGAGGGTGCCAGCGCACGTGAGCTCGAGATCGTCAGGATGGGCGCCGATGCCCATTACGCGCAATGGTGAAGCCGGTGCAGTCATGTCGTTCTTCCTAACGGGTGAGATCCAGTAGTTCGTGTTCGCAAGCAGCGATGGCTCGGCGACAGGCGCCGACGAGTACCGCGTGGTCTCCTAGTCCTGCCAGCAGTAGGTCAGAGTGAAGGGGCGTCAGCTCGCCGAGCATGGATTCGATTCGTTCGAGCATCCATGCCCCAGCCCGAGAGATTCCGCCGCCGATAATGACGACCTCTGGGTCGAGGATGCTGATAACGGATGCGATCCCGGCGGCTGTGTATCCCAGCAATTTTTCGACGATTTCTAAGGCATCTGGATCACTGCTCTCTGCCATCCGGTAGAGAAGCGCGGCATCAATCAGTTGAGGATCCCCGCCCGCGGCCTCAATGAGCGCCTTCCCTCGGCCTGACGCGCACAACTCTTGAGCGGCCCGATGGTAGGCAGCCCCGCCAACGAGAGCTTCGAATCGGCCACGATTCCCTTCTGGGTTGGCGGCCGTTAGCCCGACAAGAGGTAAGTAGCCGATTTCTCCCGCGCCGCCATGGGCGCCTCTAATGAGCGTGCCTGACTTGACGATGCCCAGCCCTACCCCGACACCAAGATGGACGTACGCGACATCGTCAAAACCTTGTGCTGCTCCGCGCCATTGTTCGCCGAGCACCGCCAGATGGACTTCGTTCTCGACGTGGATGGGGCAGTCGCCAAGAAAAGACATTGCCGAGACGAGATCTACGTCGTCCCAGTCGGGGAGTTGTGGCGCAAGCGTTACCCGTTGGGTCGCTGGGTCTACGATTCCTGGCGTCGCGATGCACAGGGCCCGAATTTCGGAGTTGGTGAGATTCGCCGCTGCGATGGACCGCTGAAGGGCGCTGCGAACGAGTTCAACGAGCTCGGAGCCTGAGCCCACTCCGATGAGGGCGACTTCCTCCTGTGCCACGAGTGTTCCGGCAAGATCAGAAACGGCGACCTGGGCGCGAGTGGCCCCAATGTCTATCGCGCCGACGAACGCGGAATCCTCTCTGAAGGCCAGTAGGCGAGCGCGTCGACCCGGGCTTCCCGTTGGCGGTTCTGGAGCTTCGAGGACTCTGCCTTCCACCACCAATTCGTTAGCGATGCCATCGACGGTGATCTTGGATAGCCCGGTTGCCTTACTGAGAGCGGGGCGCGACATCGGCCCGCCATCGCGAAGCGTCCGCAGGACTTGACTGCGGTTCATCCTGCGCATCAGTTGGGGAGAACCAGTCACAGCGACTCCTGGGTCGGATTGACCAGTACTTCCTTGCGATTTCATAGTAAATAGGTTACCTTCCTAACTAATGAATTGACAAGTCCGAATCGGAATCCCGCTCAAGATTCCTACCGGGCCGGCGGAACCGAAGGAGCTTCCCATGGAGAACAAGATTTGTCTTAACAGCAACACTTATCACGGCTTCGAATTTGCCGATGCAGTATCAGGCGCTCGCGCCGCTGGCATTCATTTCATCGAAATTGCGGCGGTGCGTGGCTACACAGAACACGCCCGTTGGGAAATGACCGACGACGAAGTCGAGAGCATGCTGGCCACCCTTCGCGACAACGACATCGCGATCCTGGGGATGTGCGGTCATACCAACCTGATGACAGAAGATGGCCGAGAGAACTTTCGAAAAAATCTCGGGCTGGCCGCGCGTTTGGGAGCGTCCTACGTCGTGACCGGCACCGGCGAGACTCACGGCGACGAGCACGTCATCGAAGACGACAGCGAACTTGTGGAGATCCTTCGGGAACTTTCTGCGGTCGCAGCCGGGTACGGCATTACGGTTGCCGTCGAGACCCATGGCGCCAGCTACGGTACCGGCGCACAGATCAAGGAGCTCGTTGGGAAGGTGGGAGCGTCAAACTTTGGCCTCGCGTACGACACCGCCAATGTAATCCTCTACGCCGACACTCTGCCCTATGACGATCTTAAGCAGAGTGCCGATGTCATCGTCGACATCCACCTCAAGGACAAAGCGGGAGAGTCGACCGAGTGGAACTTCCCGGCGATCGGCGACGGCGATACAGATTTCCGTCGCGTCTTTTCGATCCTGGAGGAAGCACGCTGCATTGCGCCTCTCAGTATCGAGATTGAGTTCACGGCGGCGGGTCCAAGTTCCGTTGACGAGGTTCATGACGCGCTGCTGCGTTCCGCGCACGCTGTCCGTGAACTGCGTGGCGAGTAAGCAGACAACGATGACAACAATTGCCATCGTGGGTCAGGGCTATATGGCGCGGACGCACGCAGAATCGTGGTCGAAACTCGGGCACGGCGAAAACATCAAGTACATCTGCACACCGCGCCCCGGCAATCCCCTTGAGCACGCGCCTGCGGCGGTGTTCGTCACTGATTTCGATGCCGTACTGAACGATCCACAAGTCGACATGATCTCGGTGTGTAGCCCAACGGACACCCACCGAGACCTCGCGATCCGAGCACTGCGTGCTGGCAAGAACGTCCTGCTTGAGAAGCCTGTCGCGCTGAATATCCGTGACGCTTTGGCAATCCGAGAAGCCGAGCGTGAGAGCGGAGCCGTGCTGATGATCGCGCAGGTAATTCGATTCTTTCGGGGATACCAAATGTTGCGCGATGAGGTGCGCGATGGGGTCCTAGGATCCGTACTCTCCGTGAGGGGAGCCCGGCTGAGCAACCGTCCAGACTGGGCGCAGTGGTGGCATGACGAAACACGATCAGGCGGAGTCGTTGTGGACTTCAGTATTCACGATTATGACCAACTCAACCTCTTTCTCGGCGAGCCTATTTCTGTGTCAGCGGTAAGTGTCAACTCCCTCGGCCCCATCGAGACCACAGTCGAATACCGCGGCGGCGGAATAGGTCAGGTGCTCAGCTTCGCGGATACCGCGAGCGAGGTGCCCTTCACGAGTTCGATCGGAGCGATCGGAACCGGCGGCATTGCCGAGTACAACTTTGCGGCCGCGGCAGCAACCGCGGGAGCAGGCGTTAACCGATACACCCGCTCGGGAGCTGGCGGCTCATTCGAACACGACATCGTGGACGACGACCCTTATATGTCCCAAGTCAAGTACTTTCTCGAGTGTGCAACTGCCGGAAGTCGACCGGGCCTGACGACGACCGAGTCAGCGATCCGTGCCCTCGAGGTTTCACTGGCAGCTCGCCAGTCAATCGCTACGGGCAAGCGCGTCGTGATCGAATCGGCTGTAGACAATGCTGCAGCCGCAGGCACGGTGTTCGCCCAATGAGCGCGAAAGCAGCAGAGAACCCGATTCTTCGGGTGCTTGCAAAAAACAATCTCTGGGTCGCGCTGGCTGTGGTGGTAATTGCACTCAGTATCGCGTCGACGACTTTTCGAAATCCAGCGAACCTGCAGAATATTTTGGCGCAGAACGGCATCATCGGAATCGTGGCAATGGGCATGCTGGTCATGATGATCAGCGGGGGATTCGATCTCTCCGTTGGAGCAATTGGCGGCGCAGTTGCGGTTCTGGCAGCATTCACCTCTCGCGAGCTGGGCCTTCCTGCGGCGCTCCTGGCCGGACTGATCCTCGGCACGCTTCTTGGCCTTGTCAATGGCCTCATCATCGCCCGGTTGCGTATCAACTCGTTCATCGCGACTTTTGCCCTAGCGAGCATCGTGACCGGAGTCATGTTCGTCATCACTCAGGGCAAGTCAGTGGGCGGAAAGTCCGCCGCACTACAGGCTTTCACCTATGGTTCGCTCGGAGGGATCTCGTTTATCTTCCTCGCGTTCATGACCTTCGCCGTTCTCACCCACCTCATTCTGACCAGAACTAAATGGGGGCACTGGATCTTCAGCGCCGGAGCAAACGAGCACGCTAGCTACCTGTCAGGGGTGCCCGTTGTTCCGGTCAAAGTTGCGGCCTTTGTCTTTGGCGGGCTCGCGACAGCGGTTGGTGGAATTCTGATGTTTGGCCAGTCGGCGATCGGACAGCCGACAGGCGCAGACGCGTGGCCGCTCAACGCCATCGCTATCTGCGTAATCGGTGGCACAGCGCTATCGGGGGGCGTTGGCCGTGTCAGCAATGTCATCGCAGCCACGCTCCTTCTCGGCGTAATCGGCAATGGCATGAATCAGCTTGGAGTGTCTCCGTATTGGCAGCCCGCCGTCACCGGCGCAATCATTCTTGCCGCGGTTATCGCCGACCGAGCAGGTCGCGCGCGAGACAGCGACCATTAACTTTTTTCCGCAAGATACAGCACAACAAGTCCCAACCAATCACAGAAAAGGTGCCCCATAATGAATTCACGAAAGCGCACTTCCGCATTCTCGACAAGGTCAGGAGTCGCCATCATCGGCGTCGCCAGTCTGATCGCTCTGGCCGGCTGTTCGGCCACCAGCGAGGAATCGAGCCCCGTCAGCGCAGCCGGATGCAACGACATCACCTTCCTCATCAACAACATGGCCAACCCTTGGATCGCGACGTTAGCCGACGGTGCTGTCGCGCAAGCAGACGAACTCGGCGCGAACCTCACTGTTCAAGACGGTGCAAATGACAACGCCACCCAGATTGCCCAACTTCAACAAGCTATTGCGAACAACACCAGCGGAATCCTGATTCAGAGCATCGAGGCAGACGGGATCGTTGCCGCTGTTCAACAGGCCAATGCAGCAGGCATCCCCGTTGTTGCCGTGAATGCTGGGGTCGGCGACGGCGCCGAACTCGTCACGTATGTTGGCGTCGACCAGTCAGATTACGGTGTTGGGCTTGCTCAACTCGCCGAGCAGGCTCTGCCGGATGGAGGAAACGTCGCGCTCATTCAGGGCATCGTCGGGAACCCTGTCGAGGTTTTGCGCACTGAAGCGATCGTTGACACCCTCGACAAGAACGAGTCGATTGAGATCATTGCGACCGTGACAGACAACTGGAGCAATGATGAGAATCTCGCTGTCGTTCAGGACCTGCTCACAAAGTACGGCCCAGGCGAGCTCGACGTCGTTATTGCGGAAGGGCCCGAGATTTATATTGGTGCCCAATATGCGCACAGCATCGGTCGCGATGATGTGAAGTTTATCGCTGGCGACTTTCCCAACCAGGTTCACGCGGCAATTGAAGCGGGAGAAATCTACGGGGCGGTTCTTCAAGACGGTGCCGAGCAGGGTAAGGCTGGTGTAGCCGCTCTGTGCAATTGGTTAGAGGGCAATGAAGACGCAGTCAAGCAGCCAACCGACTTCGTCGAACTGCCGCTCGTCACTAAGGAAAACCTCAGCGAGTACAGCACTTCCTGGGACTGGTAAACACTCGTCAGCTGCGCCGGCTCGTTGTGGACGAGCCGGCGCAGAACCATCACCATCGAAAGAAGCCTGAGATGCCAGAAGCGAGTATCGCAGTAACCCCTCGCGTCGAGATGATCGGGATATCGCAAACCTTCGGAACGACGAAGGTGCTCGACAACGTCGACTTGAGCA
Coding sequences:
- the pyk gene encoding pyruvate kinase → MRRAKIVATLGPATSSYENIRAIIDAGVDVARMNLSHGTYAVHEEVYANVRRAAEDAGRAVAVMVDLQGPKIRLGKFEDGPYDLAVGDIFKITTDDIIGNREICGTTFKGLPQDVAPGDFLLIDDGKVKVKVVSSTDTVVTTEVIVAGAVSNNKGINLPGVAVNVPALSEKDEDDLRWGLKLGADLIALSFVRNADDIVRVHEIMDEEGRRVPVIAKIEKPQAVDHLEAIIDAFDSIMVARGDLGVELPLEAVPIVQKRTVELARRMAKPVIVATQMLESMISSPVPTRAETSDVANAILDGADAVMLSGETSVGEYPVITVQTMAKIVESTEEHGLDRIAELGTTPKTQGGAITLAAADVAAFVEAKYVCVFTESGDSARRMSRLRFRIPMKAFTPNPEIQRRMALIWGIESFVVDRVTHTDEMYRQVDEVLLEQKLAEVGDKVVVISGSPPGIAGSTNDLRVHIIGDAINAKAPVWVK
- a CDS encoding PIG-L deacetylase family protein, whose protein sequence is MTAPASPLRVMGIGAHPDDLELTCAGTLAKYRSLGNHVTMCHIAGGDRGATSGTRAEVARIRRAEAGSAAALIGADYINLGVSDGEVDASNEHQKLLVTEAIRTARPDVIITHSAGDYMEDHNQASALAFTASFLATLPLYESDSPPLDAVPALFYMDTMAGLGFQPTEFVDITEQLDTKREMMRLHSSQLVWLEQHDEMDVLGQISTIAAYRGLQSGVRFAEAFAPCSAHLRTRTTRLLP
- a CDS encoding ROK family protein; the protein is MSRPALSKATGLSKITVDGIANELVVEGRVLEAPEPPTGSPGRRARLLAFREDSAFVGAIDIGATRAQVAVSDLAGTLVAQEEVALIGVGSGSELVELVRSALQRSIAAANLTNSEIRALCIATPGIVDPATQRVTLAPQLPDWDDVDLVSAMSFLGDCPIHVENEVHLAVLGEQWRGAAQGFDDVAYVHLGVGVGLGIVKSGTLIRGAHGGAGEIGYLPLVGLTAANPEGNRGRFEALVGGAAYHRAAQELCASGRGKALIEAAGGDPQLIDAALLYRMAESSDPDALEIVEKLLGYTAAGIASVISILDPEVVIIGGGISRAGAWMLERIESMLGELTPLHSDLLLAGLGDHAVLVGACRRAIAACEHELLDLTR
- a CDS encoding sugar phosphate isomerase/epimerase, whose protein sequence is MENKICLNSNTYHGFEFADAVSGARAAGIHFIEIAAVRGYTEHARWEMTDDEVESMLATLRDNDIAILGMCGHTNLMTEDGRENFRKNLGLAARLGASYVVTGTGETHGDEHVIEDDSELVEILRELSAVAAGYGITVAVETHGASYGTGAQIKELVGKVGASNFGLAYDTANVILYADTLPYDDLKQSADVIVDIHLKDKAGESTEWNFPAIGDGDTDFRRVFSILEEARCIAPLSIEIEFTAAGPSSVDEVHDALLRSAHAVRELRGE
- a CDS encoding Gfo/Idh/MocA family protein; translation: MTTIAIVGQGYMARTHAESWSKLGHGENIKYICTPRPGNPLEHAPAAVFVTDFDAVLNDPQVDMISVCSPTDTHRDLAIRALRAGKNVLLEKPVALNIRDALAIREAERESGAVLMIAQVIRFFRGYQMLRDEVRDGVLGSVLSVRGARLSNRPDWAQWWHDETRSGGVVVDFSIHDYDQLNLFLGEPISVSAVSVNSLGPIETTVEYRGGGIGQVLSFADTASEVPFTSSIGAIGTGGIAEYNFAAAAATAGAGVNRYTRSGAGGSFEHDIVDDDPYMSQVKYFLECATAGSRPGLTTTESAIRALEVSLAARQSIATGKRVVIESAVDNAAAAGTVFAQ
- a CDS encoding ABC transporter permease → MSAKAAENPILRVLAKNNLWVALAVVVIALSIASTTFRNPANLQNILAQNGIIGIVAMGMLVMMISGGFDLSVGAIGGAVAVLAAFTSRELGLPAALLAGLILGTLLGLVNGLIIARLRINSFIATFALASIVTGVMFVITQGKSVGGKSAALQAFTYGSLGGISFIFLAFMTFAVLTHLILTRTKWGHWIFSAGANEHASYLSGVPVVPVKVAAFVFGGLATAVGGILMFGQSAIGQPTGADAWPLNAIAICVIGGTALSGGVGRVSNVIAATLLLGVIGNGMNQLGVSPYWQPAVTGAIILAAVIADRAGRARDSDH
- a CDS encoding sugar ABC transporter substrate-binding protein — encoded protein: MNSRKRTSAFSTRSGVAIIGVASLIALAGCSATSEESSPVSAAGCNDITFLINNMANPWIATLADGAVAQADELGANLTVQDGANDNATQIAQLQQAIANNTSGILIQSIEADGIVAAVQQANAAGIPVVAVNAGVGDGAELVTYVGVDQSDYGVGLAQLAEQALPDGGNVALIQGIVGNPVEVLRTEAIVDTLDKNESIEIIATVTDNWSNDENLAVVQDLLTKYGPGELDVVIAEGPEIYIGAQYAHSIGRDDVKFIAGDFPNQVHAAIEAGEIYGAVLQDGAEQGKAGVAALCNWLEGNEDAVKQPTDFVELPLVTKENLSEYSTSWDW